In Musa acuminata AAA Group cultivar baxijiao chromosome BXJ3-11, Cavendish_Baxijiao_AAA, whole genome shotgun sequence, one DNA window encodes the following:
- the LOC103971752 gene encoding TOM1-like protein 1 codes for MSDNLMDKVSAFGERLKIGRAEVSRKMKDRMSSMSFKMKELFHSQNQPEKIVEEATSENLDGPDWSANLMICDMVNGDNYNGIEFIRGIKKRIMLNNPRVQYLALVLLETCVKNCDMAFSVVAAERILDEMVKLIANPQTVVNNRNKALVMIEAWGESGDELGYLPVYEETYKSLKSRGIRFPGRDNESLAPIFTPPHLVSETEASNSVAPQTSDVPMGNFTAEQIKEAFDVARNSVELLSTVLSSSPHQEVLQDDLSNTLFQQCRQSQYTIQSIIEAAGDDEAVLFEALNVNDELQRVLSKYEELKKPPEVPSEPAPNTIPVVVEPEESPRAGREDALIRKPAGSRTKPDRYETYDDILNDLDKMIFGTEKGSTSENQKPKKKHQQKDDHTSF; via the exons ATGAGCGACAATCTGATGGATAAAGTCAGTGCCTTTGGTGAGCGTCTGAAGATCGGTAGGGCCGAGGTGAGCCGGAAGATGAAAGATCGCATGAGCTCTATGAGCTTTAAGATGAAGGAGCTCTTTCATAGTCAGAACCAACCAGAGAAGATTGTGGAGGAGGCCACATCAGAGAACTTAGATGGTCCTGATTGGTCTGCCAACCTCATGATCTGCGACATGGTCAACGGCGACAATTATAATGGTATTGAGTTCATCCGTGGCATCAAAAAACGAATCATGTTAAATAATCCTAGGGTCCAGTATCTTGCCTTGGTCCTTCTCGAAACCTGTGTGAAAAATTGCGACATGGCTTTCTCTGTGGTTGCTGCGGAGCGGATCCTTGATGAGATGGTGAAGCTGATTGCCAATCCTCAGACTGTTGTGAATAACAGGAACAAGGCACTTGTTATGATTGAAGCATGGGGAGAGTCTGGGGACGAACTCGGGTACTTACCAGTCTACGAGGAAACCTACAAG AGCTTAAAATCTAGAGGTATTCGTTTCCCAGGACGAGATAATGAAAGCTTAGCTCCAATATTTACACCACCGCATTTAGTTTCGGAGACTGAAGCATCTAATAGTGTAGCTCCGCAGACTTCCGATGTTCCTATGGGAAATTTTACTGCTGAGCAGATAAAGGAAGCATTTGATGTGGCTCGAAACAGTGTCGAACTTTTGTCAACAGTTCTGTCATCATCACCTCATCAAGAAGTCTTACAG GATGACTTGTCAAATACTCTGTTCCAACAATGCCGACAAAGTCAGTACACCATCCAGAGTATTATCGAGGCAGCAGGTGATGACGAAGCTGtactctttgaggccttaaatgtGAATGATGAGCTCCAAAGGGTCCTCTCCAAGTACGAAGAGCTGAAGAAGCCTCCTGAAGTGCCGTCTGAACCAGCACCTAATACGATACCAGTTGTTGTGGAACCTGAAGAATCTCCTCGAGCTGGCAGAGAAGATGCTCTCATCAGAAAACCTGCAGGTTCCAGAACCAAGCCAGATAGATATGAGACATATGACGACATCCTAAATGATCTCGATAAGATGATTTTTGGTACAGAAAAAGGTAGCACATCTGAGAACCAGAAGCCAAAGAAGAAGCATCAACAGAAAGATGATCACACATCCTTCTAA